A segment of the Brienomyrus brachyistius isolate T26 chromosome 13, BBRACH_0.4, whole genome shotgun sequence genome:
aaacccacgaaatagaaccggagtcctattccattattcctagctgcagcattcaggcgaccgggcctgctttgaacactctgattttctcaaagtaaacgcttcggaccccgcgggacactcagttaagagcatcgagggggcgccgaccggcaggggccgggacaggcggtagctcgcctcgcggcggaccaccagcccgatcccgagatccaactacgagctttttaactgcagcaactttaatatacgctattggagctggaattaccgcggctgctggcaccagacttgccctccaatggatcctcgttaaaggatttaaagtgtactcattctcattacagggcctcgaaagagtcctgtatggttatttttcgtcactacctccccgtgtcaggagtgggtagcaTATATATCAATATATTGCTCTTGATCTAATAGGGCTATCGGCCTTACTGCTTGTAAAAAATAGTATTATGTTTGTCCTGATTTGTCTAGGAATATTATAGCACGTTTCCTACCGCCACAGAACGCAAAACGTCAGAAAGTCAAAGTGATGCAAAGATATCACAAGGCATTAAACACTATTCATTCACAAATGAGTATCTGTTTTTtgatagaaaggtgtaactttattgcaatttataaatataaaacagaataacataacataacataaacaaaaaacagaataaaatggggAAAACTGAGGTACCGGGTTTCAGAGCCAGGAGAGCTCCAAGCCCTCTCCCCGGAAAGATGTCCTCTGCACCCCATAATCGAATAAAAGCtcctccccaacatttatttttctgacagataaaagtaaaataatgtcctgtccctctggcGTGCTATACAACCTTGGCCGGAGGTTAGCTTTTTTCCGTGAGTGATTAACCAGCCGGCCAAGAGTTtgtatgcctgggtgacagTTACACTCCGGTGAATGGGCATCCACACACTtgtggatgccctggctgtttctaaaaaaaaacatatacccTGACTCTTCTTCTTTCGTACTTTCGTGAATCcgctggccctcagtggctgtgactaccGGCCCGTGGTAGTCACAAACCACCTCGCCAGCCTGGAACTGCCGGGTGGCGCAGACTCCCTTCCCCTTCCCCGCAATGTCCACCACAACAAGTCCCTTCCACTTTTGCCTGCGGACGAGGTTCTGGACGTGGTGGCAATCTATGGCGGTGTCCACGGAGcccactggtctccagtccttTAGGACGCTGGCCGCGCTCGGAACATTGTTTCTCCAGCCTTGCTTCCTTATCCAtgcgtcgacccgggactcggtgggctgccgtctgccaaagtgtgctgtcaagaacaaaggAAATTGTTGTTagttaggaagactatgtagataggatcgcttatcagtaaaatgctttaaaaattagtgctgcaaacaatactcacagaggacatgtcggacacgcatcctcatctgggccttcagccagcgctcatagagctgtcgctgaaactggcccgacgtctgtgtccgtacattcttatctggcacgtcgccatccagggtcacggggttggtttgaagtagctgatcgaatgctgcctggacatccatctgctggttggaccccatggcggcatcccgtgcggcgccaTGGGCAGAGCAGCTCGAtccttcttcagcagagtcagcgctgggataaaaaaacacacacacaaataagttttacggttagtgttcagtggtgaggacTTTGGTTGTATGTCTTCATGTTGGATAAGTGTATTGACAAACGTAAAACATGCCTACCTCAAGTCACCTGCCAGCCTCTTCAGCAGCATactggccagcaccacattctgCGACTTCTTCATTCTATAATGTTTGTCAGCCGTCGCACTAGAGTGtgtgaggtaatcggccaccaaagacttctgctggtcactcaagtccttggtggccgtctcaaagatccgccgggccatctggctggtgactggatccagcttgtatctaaaatacaaaatgaataagaaattCATTAATACGTCTCACACAACACCTGACAATGTGTATCTAGGGCAAATTATAGTGGGAATGAATCATGGTGATCAGCTCACTTTTGGTGTAGCCGGTTAAGGTCATTTGACGCATTGAAGATCGGACGGCCTGCAGTTGAGACGAAGAACCGTCCATCTCCTCCCTGGTCATCCGTCGTCATCCGGCTTCTCTTGGATGacaggagctgtggccgtacccGGGTGAAGTAGATGTCGAACCACTGTTGGCAGAGGAAAACAACTTAATTTCTGCGTTTGAAATAAAcgacaaaataaatcttttcagacttgatatacttaccgtctcctcctcagaggacagTGCAAATGTGGCCACTTGCTGTGCCGATGTCTTGTGCTCCTTCACACCAATCACCGCATGGTCTGGTTCTGTCCTGCTCCTGGCCATCCACTCCTCGACCTGTACAAGACAATGATGCCCCACTGATCAGAAAGAGAAccggcaaaaaggaaaagtgaagacaaaaaaaaagagtacAATACTTACGGTCATGTGCTCCACCACGCCTGGTCGCTGGAGATGTTTTAGAATCACCGTGGcctccaggtagtagaggacCAGGCAGCATTCCGCAGACTCCAGGGGCTTCTCCTCAGGATAGACCTTGCCAAGGATTGCCAAGAAGTCGTTCTTGGCAGCCCTCAGCACGGCCCAGCAGTCCTCTGGACTGAGAGGGTCCTTCTCCAAGAGGATGGCATGTCTatgtgtgggggaaaaaaataagaatattagATTGCTGACAATCCTAATTaatacaatccacattttaatgTGCTCACGGTGTAAGATGgctctggatctccaggcagtgcatcccaggagcagtgagggagataaaaaaaacatagagtgttaaACATAgacatatatatgatatataataatatattaaattTAATGGACAGTCGAACTTACCTCCTTTGGATGATCTCCTTACTCACCAACTTGGCAGAGCTCTGCTGTAGTGAGCTCAGGTACTCCACAAAGTGCTTTGCCTCGTTCCACAAGGCAATGTTGTCACGCCGCAGGTCGGTGGTGACAGTGTGGTACTTGAGGAATCTGTCAGAGGAAGGACAGGTATGTAAGTATCCATATGTACATGCAGTCATGACAAAGACAATAGCGGGAGAACTTCTTCCTCGAAGAAACAGATATGTAATACATCATATtcctaaaatataaaaacaaaccatgcTACCAACCTCTTCAGGCTCTTCATGTAGTTCACCTGAGTCTGCCTGGAGAGACCAGCCTCACTCAGCTCCCGAAAGAAGAGCTTCGTCTTTTCCCTCTCCCTGACAAACTCAAGGGAAGGCTCTCCGGGGTTCACAAAaaacatgaacctgctgacgttttccacctggaaagaaaaatcagcattagatatatccattgcttagaaaaaaaaatccattgcttagaaaaaatAATGGAGTGTATTTTTATGGGAGACCTCACCTCCTGCTTGAAATTCTCATTCAAGAGATCCTTCTCCAAGTATGTGGCAAAGCCCTTCAGGAGGGGATGGTCCAGGGAATGTTTCCTGTACAGTCCCTTCTCCTGCATCATCTGCCTGGAGGTCTGTGGCCACTGCACCTCCCGGGTACTgccaaatggaaaacacatttcgtcatacaactgcacattcaatgtgtggctcacaaacaaaagcaaaaggtaTCAATGAAAGCTGTAAAACCAAGATAATCATACTTACACTTGAAAGGTCTCGCCGCTGCTGTCACTGACAACAATGTCTTCTGACTGCTGACTTGCAGAGCTCTCCGGTCCCTGCGCGGCTGCACCAGCCACCACAGGAACACTGCTGGTCTGCGCCGGCACTGCTGGGGAGGGCATGTCTGTCACCACCATGTGCcgacgctccagctcctggaccaacctttcataaataataaaaataaacaaaataaataaataaaaaactttaGGCAATTTCATACAGAAGAAAGATGTGAGGTGTGTAAAATAGGCTGAATTCTTTCCCACCAACCTGTCAAATATATTAGTGTCATACACAATCTCCCGCAAGTGtctgtagctgaagaccctgccccactgcagaagttcaagggaattcttcttttccttctccatcacttcctggatggcctctttcgaagacctcttcatgcacaccctagccagatgcactgagaggcttggctgcgtcttcttgcacacggggcagagcaggaaatgcctgctggaagcactggggataaaaataaaataaaattagatttgattcattacttttagttgaataaagaaacagtccagtcatcatcaacactgttcgtttcgccgtggtttggataaataacatttgcatatcctgatggctcctagaatgagtaaagtacataatcacagctattgaacCATGTTGACTAataacttacatttatattaaaataaaatttaattaattaaaaataaataaataaaataaataaaatcaaattgtTTTAGTTGTGCAATGGATGCAATacgtttttataattttttataattacaataagtaaatattttaagttttaacaatagcagtcagtggtcagagacttttgcacagtgtcagtaaagtagaacaagtttatccacaatttatacagattcaaatgaaataaataaattgaccataacttacaacttggaagccattcttgagaagttcTTCAACGAAAGAtaaaatcttcaacagaatctggagctcttgtctcgctggaagcagaggtagagtgactttacatgtgcaggtctcctcttaatataccattctgaccgcgtcccccacccccgccccccgtagccccgcccaccccaccccccagtgtcactgtgagggacaccttgaaGGACGATTTCAAATGTGgaagaaagtaacttttaaaaatgataagaactgaatttatatttctaaataaagtgataaatcgTGAAAAAAAACGCATCATATTTCCGTATACTATAATTTACCATTTACCATTTCATTTACCAGAACAACAGATCCCTTATGTTGCTGCccatatacatttgatttatgtcagtctttgccatttaaagaccatgttgtgactcgggaaactttaatataaactgctggagctgaaatattctcagttttacaaccccttgattaatatggaagatcgtaatttaatataaacagaatggtaataatggaagtttgctttcttgtcacagtaatcATACCATACCACCGGAAGGCTACGgcgattctgagcaacattggaatttaatccatttttttcgccgcttttaccctgaaatttctgactgaaatcgctaccccgctctaacgcacactctttgcagcgagccagccttaaaGGGCCAGGATCGCATTACAGATTGTACCGAAGATTGTTCTAATCCGTAGTGTTCTGACACAGGCAATACATAAAGTGACTACTCTTATTAGCAGGAGGATAGGCTGAGTGTATAATGTTCCtaatattttggtgtattgctcttcatgcaatggggctatcggcattactgtttgtaaaaaaataataatgataattacaataaaatttttgatacatttatctgactcaatctttttttttttttttacgtgacCTGCTGTTTAAGTGATCTCAGCGTAATTCAtaaacataaaaacataaaagatagagGTCTGGTGGAGAGACATATGTgacctgcatatatataaatgcaatatatataatgctatttttatcttgctaattcccttgcaaactgtaaaataaaagtacTATTCCTTGAGCAGGCAGTCAGTGTGTCTGAGTTTATCATGTGCTTTGCCCTGCATCACAGAgatgcaaaacagccattaaggaaacaatagccctgggctggtaACGGCATCCCAGGTATGTGTCCCCTAATCTCAGATGATGATCTTCCCTGCTTAAGtgaatgacctgcctgattgcaatgctgatgactcacaggctgaggaatttgcaactaaatagttggataaaaattttttgcattttggtaaattctccttattagtgactttcagttgaattccagtgatcatctccattgttcagtGCTCAATGTTTTGGATTAATGACATTTAAGAGAAATATTTAGGTCACTACTtataggaccatttagggaataaaaggcctcaagttttaacacacacacagacacacatgcccttccaaagtctgtgtcccctcatctcagatgctgatgttaacagcctacgtaaatgacctgtggctcacactggtaaaacttgagaccttttattccctaaatggtcctattagtcatcatgtttttttttaaagtgtttgtgtgtgtttgtttttatttaaaaaaattcaaaatgtgactgatatatttaagacagaagtctggtggagacacacacacacacacacacacacacatataagggaattaaattttaaatgtgattttgagcaccactgaggtaagtggtatgacaattaatcactaaaaaataaaaatcactaaaaacataaaagatagagGTCTGGTGGAGAGACATATGTgacctgcatatatataaatgcaatatatgtaatgctatttttatcttgctaattcccttgcaaactgtaaaataaaagtacTATTCCTTGAGCAGGCGGTCAGTGTGTCTGAGTTTGTCATGTGCTTTGGATTTCCCTGCATGTGCGTCACAGAgatgcaaaacagccattaaggaaacaatagccctgggctggtaAGGCCATCCCAGGTATGTGTCCCCTAATCTCAGATGATGATCTTCCCTGCATAAGtgaatgacctgcctgattgcaatgctgatgactcacaggctgaggaattggcaactaaatagttggataaaaAATTTTTGCATTATGGTAAATtctccttattagtgactttcagttgaattccagtgatcatctccattgttcagtgctcaatgttttggattaatgacatttaagagaaatatttaggtcactactaataggaccatttagggaataaaaggcctcaagaattaacacacacacagacacacatgcccttccaaagtctgtgtcccctcatctcagatgctgatgttaacagccttcgtaaatgacctgtgggtcgcactggttAAACTTGAGGacttttattccctaaatggtcctattagtcatcatgtttttttttaaactccgcaAATATTGTAGGTTTTCAGCGTTATTTGCCTGTGTATATTTTCTATTATCTTTGATGCtgctgctgcagatcaggcctgaccagttgagctatttttactgaatacattgctttgaagtctgtgattttactatggatatcttgctaattcccttgcaaactgtaaaatgaaagcatgattcctttcaggcatctgtttcAGGCTTCTGAACTGACTGTCATGcctttccaaagtctgtgtcccctcatctcagatgctgatgttaacagcctgcgtaaatgacctgtgggtcgcactggtaaaacttgaggccttttattccctaaatggtcctattagtcATCACGTTTAAACCCTACAAATATtgtattcattttatttgtggTGAAACATATGTGATCTGCATGCCAGACATTGGTTTGAATCTGTCTTTCCCAGTCTGCTGGGACTGGGTAGGGACCTGTTTCCGCAGAGCCATATGCgtccctttgcctaccgcaCTGACTCACCCCTCAGCTGGCCCAACATCAGGAGGGCCCACCCGTCCTGGCCGTTCAGGCTCCCCTCTACCTGGGCTGGAGGTCCGGCAGTGGCTAGTCAGCTTTGGGACTTTAATCTATTGGGATCAAGGTGTGATGTCTGGCTTTCGCAGCATGCTGGGGGAAGGGTAACTGTCTGTGTGCATAACAGAGGTGTGAAACTGCCAGCAATCAAACAAAAGCCCTGGCAGCAAGAGGAGAATAtcctaatattttgttgcattgCTCTAAAACCACTGGGTTTATAATCAgtattttaaactttttttttttcctcagcacCTGGCCGTAGCTTATAATTGAAAGAAAGAAGCATATGGTGACTCTAATTTGACACAATATATTGGAGGTGTAATTATATCAGTTATACAACCtctagattaatatggaagatcataatttaaCATCTTGACCAAAAGGCCTCGACAGAGTCCTGCATGGTTATTTTTTGTCACTACCTCCCTGTGTCAGGAGTTTGTAATTtgtgcgcctgctgccttccttggatgtgctagctgattctcaggctccctcttctCAATCGAACACTGATTACCCATTAATTAAtaaggcagacattcgaa
Coding sequences within it:
- the LOC125705808 gene encoding uncharacterized protein LOC125705808 isoform X1, giving the protein MHCLEIQSHLTPHAILLEKDPLSPEDCWAVLRAAKNDFLAILGKVYPEEKPLESAECCLVLYYLEATVILKHLQRPGVVEHMTVEEWMARSRTEPDHAVIGVKEHKTSAQQVATFALSSEEETWFDIYFTRVRPQLLSSKRSRMTTDDQGGDGRFFVSTAGRPIFNASNDLNRLHQKYKLDPVTSQMARRIFETATKDLSDQQKSLVADYLTHSSATADKHYRMKKSQNVVLASMLLKRLAGDLSADSAEEGSSCSAHGAARDAAMGSNQQMDVQAAFDQLLQTNPVTLDGDVPDKNVRTQTSGQFQRQLYERWLKAQMRMRVRHVLSHFGRRQPTESRVDAWIRKQGWRNNVPSAASVLKDWRPVGSVDTAIDCHHVQNLVRRQKWKGLVVVDIAGKGKGVCATRQFQAGEVVCDYHGPVVTATEGQRIHESTKEEESGYMFFFRNSQGIHKCVDAHSPECNCHPGIQTLGRLVNHSRKKANLRPRLYSTPEGQDIILLLSVRKINVGEELLFDYGVQRTSFRGEGLELSWL
- the LOC125705821 gene encoding uncharacterized protein LOC125705821: MASKFASSRHFLLCPVCKKTQPSLSVHLARVCMKRSSKEAIQEVMEKEKKNSLELLQWGRVFSYRHLREIVYDTNIFDRLVQELERRHMVVTDMPSPAVPAQTSSVPVVAGAAAQGPESSASQQSEDIVVSDSSGETFQVTREVQWPQTSRQMMQEKGLYRKHSLDHPLLKGFATYLEKDLLNENFKQEVENVSRFMFFVNPGEPSLEFVREREKTKLFFRELSEAGLSRQTQVNYMKSLKRFLKYHTVTTDLRRDNIALWNEAKHFVEYLSSLQQSSAKLVSKEIIQRR